In Psychrobacter sp. JCM 18902, a single window of DNA contains:
- the dcd gene encoding dCTP deaminase, with translation MSIKSDRWIRKMAEEHSMIEPFEAGQVRFNDAGERLVSYGTSSYGYDVRCAPEFKVFTNVHSVIVDPKNFDEKSFIDVIGDECIIPPNSFALARTMEYFRIPRDVLTICLGKSTYARCGIIVNVTPLEPEWEGHVTLEFSNTTNLPARIYAGEGVAQMLFFQSDADDVCETSYKDRGGKYQGQRGVTLPRT, from the coding sequence ATGTCTATCAAGTCTGACCGCTGGATTCGTAAAATGGCTGAAGAACACAGCATGATTGAGCCGTTTGAAGCGGGTCAAGTACGTTTTAATGATGCAGGCGAGCGTTTGGTTAGCTACGGTACGTCAAGCTATGGTTATGATGTACGCTGCGCGCCTGAATTTAAAGTTTTTACCAATGTTCATTCAGTGATTGTAGATCCAAAAAACTTTGATGAAAAAAGCTTTATTGATGTCATCGGTGACGAGTGCATTATTCCACCAAACTCGTTTGCGCTAGCACGCACTATGGAATATTTCCGTATTCCACGCGATGTATTGACGATCTGTCTTGGTAAATCAACGTATGCCCGTTGCGGAATTATCGTCAACGTGACGCCGCTGGAGCCTGAGTGGGAAGGGCATGTCACTTTGGAATTTAGTAACACGACCAATCTACCAGCGCGTATTTATGCAGGCGAAGGGGTGGCACAAATGCTGTTTTTCCAAAGTGATGCTGATGACGTATGTGAAACCAGCTATAAAGATCGCGGCGGTAAGTATCAAGGTCAGCGCGGCGTGACATTGCCAAGAACCTAG
- a CDS encoding cytochrome b, whose product MGKKLMHWVDARFPATETYEYHMSKYYAPKNFNFWYFFGVLSMVVLVNQLVTGIWLTMMYNPSAEGAFASVEYIMRDVKGGWLIRYMHSTGASAFFVVVYLHMFRALLYGSYQKPRELIWLIGMGIYLALMAEGFFGYLLPWGNMSFWGAQVILNLPAALPVIGDGLAEWVRGDYIISGITLNRFFALHVVAIPLVLVGLVFMHIVALHHVGSNNPDGIDIKKLKDKNGVPLDGIEFHPYYTVHDMIGIVVFFILFFAVVFFFPEGGGFFLEPPNFETANSLKTPAHIAPVWYYTPFYAILRAVPDKLGGVIAMGGAIAVLFLIPWLDRSPVRSIRYKGILSKIALTVFAISFLVLGYLGATPTTPTATLMARIFTVLYFLFFLLMPIYTSIEKCKQPPERVTGGH is encoded by the coding sequence ATGGGTAAAAAGTTAATGCATTGGGTGGACGCACGCTTTCCAGCGACCGAAACCTATGAATACCATATGTCAAAGTACTATGCACCAAAAAACTTTAACTTTTGGTACTTTTTTGGCGTGTTATCAATGGTGGTATTGGTTAACCAATTGGTAACAGGTATTTGGCTGACCATGATGTACAACCCAAGTGCCGAAGGGGCATTTGCATCTGTTGAATACATCATGCGCGATGTCAAAGGTGGTTGGCTCATCCGTTATATGCACTCAACTGGCGCATCTGCGTTCTTTGTGGTCGTATATCTGCATATGTTTAGAGCACTGCTATATGGTTCATACCAGAAACCACGTGAGCTTATTTGGCTCATCGGTATGGGTATTTACTTAGCATTGATGGCAGAAGGTTTCTTCGGTTACCTACTTCCTTGGGGCAACATGTCATTTTGGGGTGCACAGGTTATCTTGAACCTTCCTGCTGCTCTACCTGTGATTGGTGATGGGCTTGCAGAATGGGTACGTGGTGATTATATTATCTCAGGTATCACCCTAAACCGCTTCTTTGCTCTACATGTGGTTGCTATCCCGCTCGTACTTGTGGGCTTAGTATTCATGCATATTGTAGCGCTACACCATGTGGGTTCGAACAACCCTGATGGTATTGATATCAAGAAGCTAAAAGATAAAAATGGTGTGCCGTTAGATGGTATTGAATTCCATCCGTACTACACAGTGCATGATATGATTGGTATCGTGGTCTTCTTTATCTTGTTCTTTGCAGTGGTATTCTTCTTCCCGGAAGGCGGCGGATTCTTCCTTGAGCCACCAAACTTTGAGACAGCGAATTCATTGAAAACGCCAGCACACATTGCACCAGTATGGTATTACACGCCATTCTATGCCATTTTACGTGCGGTTCCTGACAAGTTAGGTGGTGTGATTGCGATGGGTGGTGCGATTGCCGTACTATTCTTGATACCATGGCTAGACAGATCGCCTGTACGCTCTATACGTTATAAAGGCATTTTATCTAAAATTGCTTTAACCGTGTTTGCGATTAGTTTCTTAGTTTTAGGTTACTTAGGCGCGACGCCAACGACTCCAACAGCAACATTGATGGCTCGTATCTTCACTGTCTTGTATTTCTTGTTTTTCTTACTGATGCCAATTTATACCTCTATTGAGAAGTGTAAACAGCCACCAGAACGCGTTACCGGAGGTCACTAA
- the apbC gene encoding iron-sulfur cluster carrier protein ApbC, producing MFNFMKKTSTKKSETPEQRAERDSAVDKVLLGYEVGTVSIATMVTGLERDGDQLTLDLRLPVNSNPEIIQQELGQLLHPHGIKTIHMNVRLPAPTKGSGSSLPKAMPKTTNAMDNQHKPAANTDSNTTVEPPITKAAPTQASLAAHPRIRHIIVVASGKGGVGKSTTTVNIALALQKLGNRVGVLDADIYGPSMPTMLGVDNVKPELENEQFVPINAHGMAMLSIGSLLDGENTPVAWRGPKATGALMQLYNQTNWPQLDYLVIDMPPGTGDIQLTLAQRIPVTGAVIVTTPQHIALLDAQKGIEMFNKTNIPVLGVVENMALHTCSNCNHTEAIFGTGGGEKIAEQYHVPLLGQLPLASGIRAQVDKGEPSVLADDEFAPYYLSIAKNIEATINKFAKPVDDKRIF from the coding sequence ATGTTTAACTTTATGAAGAAAACCTCCACCAAAAAATCAGAAACACCAGAGCAGCGAGCAGAGCGCGATAGTGCCGTGGACAAGGTGCTGCTTGGTTATGAGGTAGGTACTGTCAGTATTGCCACCATGGTAACGGGGCTCGAGCGTGATGGTGACCAGCTCACCTTAGATTTGCGTCTACCCGTAAATAGTAATCCTGAAATTATCCAACAAGAACTTGGGCAACTGTTACATCCGCACGGTATCAAGACTATTCATATGAATGTTCGTCTGCCCGCACCGACGAAAGGCTCGGGGTCAAGTCTGCCAAAAGCAATGCCAAAAACCACTAATGCCATGGACAATCAACATAAACCAGCGGCAAATACTGATAGCAATACTACTGTTGAACCACCAATTACCAAAGCCGCGCCGACACAAGCGTCACTCGCCGCGCATCCGCGCATTCGTCATATTATCGTCGTGGCATCGGGTAAAGGCGGTGTTGGTAAATCCACTACCACGGTCAACATTGCTTTGGCATTACAAAAGCTAGGCAACCGTGTTGGCGTACTGGATGCCGATATTTATGGTCCTAGCATGCCAACGATGCTGGGCGTCGATAATGTCAAACCTGAGCTGGAAAACGAGCAGTTTGTTCCTATCAATGCGCACGGCATGGCAATGCTATCGATTGGTAGCTTGCTCGATGGTGAAAATACGCCTGTCGCGTGGCGCGGACCAAAAGCCACTGGTGCGCTGATGCAGCTGTATAACCAAACCAACTGGCCGCAGCTAGATTACTTAGTCATTGATATGCCACCAGGTACGGGCGATATTCAGTTAACACTAGCGCAGCGTATTCCCGTAACGGGCGCGGTGATTGTCACGACGCCGCAGCATATTGCCTTGCTTGATGCGCAAAAAGGCATTGAGATGTTTAACAAAACCAACATCCCAGTACTTGGCGTGGTCGAAAACATGGCACTGCATACCTGTAGTAACTGTAATCATACCGAAGCTATCTTTGGCACAGGTGGCGGCGAAAAAATTGCTGAGCAATACCATGTGCCGCTGTTAGGGCAATTGCCATTGGCCAGCGGTATTCGTGCACAAGTGGATAAAGGTGAGCCAAGCGTATTAGCCGATGATGAGTTTGCGCCGTACTATCTTAGCATTGCTAAAAATATCGAAGCCACTATTAATAAATTCGCCAAGCCTGTCGATGATAAGCGTATTTTTTAA
- a CDS encoding glutathione S-transferase N-terminal domain-containing protein produces MIDANDIPSSQLILYADDGYDSHVVRLLLEEKKLAYYLSRLHSERPEDLTELNPYHTLPVLQQREIALYEINVIFEYLEERYHTNKLLPDTPQERAQFRQLAWRIQHDWLVLGKRLLMHPNSFNKAQAGIAKKQLSDSLITLSPLFAHKPYFMADEFGWCDVLLAPLLWRLEEMGIELPRAISRPLFDYQQRVFERTSFQKSVR; encoded by the coding sequence ATGATTGATGCGAACGACATTCCAAGTAGTCAGCTGATTTTATACGCTGATGACGGCTACGACAGTCATGTAGTGCGCCTATTGCTTGAGGAAAAAAAGCTTGCCTATTATCTATCACGCTTGCACTCTGAACGGCCTGAAGATTTAACCGAGCTGAATCCCTATCACACCTTGCCTGTTCTGCAACAACGTGAAATCGCACTGTATGAGATCAACGTTATCTTTGAGTATCTTGAAGAGCGTTACCATACAAACAAGCTACTGCCGGATACCCCGCAAGAGCGTGCCCAATTTCGCCAATTGGCTTGGCGTATTCAGCACGATTGGCTGGTACTCGGTAAGCGTCTACTCATGCACCCTAATAGCTTTAATAAAGCACAAGCTGGTATTGCGAAAAAACAGTTAAGCGATTCTTTGATTACGTTGTCACCACTGTTTGCTCATAAACCTTATTTTATGGCAGACGAGTTTGGCTGGTGTGATGTATTGTTAGCACCTTTGTTATGGCGACTTGAAGAAATGGGAATCGAGCTGCCACGTGCGATTAGTCGCCCCTTATTTGACTATCAACAGCGGGTCTTTGAGCGTACTAGCTTTCAAAAAAGTGTGCGTTAA
- a CDS encoding cytochrome c1 codes for MNTLIKSLAGLGLGAALTLTAGTALAAGGGGCGTFTNAEGVEEHLACSTAPIDFTNKGSLQNGAKIFMNYCAGCHSAQYVRHSRIAKDLEIPPELVEKYLMVTTDQIGDHINAEIDPEVQASWFGAAPPDLSLETRLRGDDWVYTYLLSFYEDPSRPWGANNLVLANAAMPHVLHNMQEELSAEEFESEVGDLVNFMAWMAEPNRHDRQVIGFFVILFLLVLLIPVYLLNKEFWKDVK; via the coding sequence ATGAACACGCTAATTAAATCCCTAGCGGGTCTAGGCTTAGGCGCGGCATTAACCTTGACGGCTGGTACTGCACTGGCAGCTGGTGGCGGTGGATGTGGTACATTCACTAATGCTGAGGGTGTTGAAGAACACTTAGCTTGTAGTACTGCTCCTATTGATTTTACCAATAAGGGCTCGCTACAAAACGGTGCGAAAATCTTTATGAACTACTGTGCTGGTTGTCACTCTGCACAGTATGTTCGTCACTCGCGCATTGCTAAAGATTTAGAGATACCACCTGAGTTGGTCGAAAAGTATTTGATGGTCACTACCGATCAAATCGGTGATCATATCAATGCTGAAATTGATCCTGAAGTACAAGCATCATGGTTTGGCGCAGCGCCTCCTGATCTATCACTTGAAACCAGACTACGTGGCGATGACTGGGTATATACTTACCTGTTATCGTTTTATGAAGACCCAAGCCGTCCTTGGGGTGCCAATAACTTAGTACTTGCCAATGCGGCGATGCCTCATGTATTGCATAATATGCAAGAAGAGCTGAGTGCTGAAGAGTTTGAATCTGAAGTGGGTGATTTGGTTAACTTTATGGCGTGGATGGCAGAGCCTAACCGTCATGACCGTCAAGTGATTGGCTTCTTTGTGATTTTATTCTTATTAGTATTACTCATTCCAGTTTACTTATTGAACAAAGAATTCTGGAAAGATGTAAAATAA
- a CDS encoding ClpXP protease specificity-enhancing factor, protein MSETTSITPTRPYMVRALYQWIEDNQLTPYLMVDATAENVQIPREHVQDGRIVLNIASRATGNMSMENDYIHFSARFGGVSQEIWVPMTSVLGIYAKENSQGMFFDPNEYDNYQPEDDAIVSSQKSPTATPKAKRDNKAGLKVLK, encoded by the coding sequence ATGAGCGAAACCACCTCTATTACCCCAACACGTCCTTATATGGTGCGCGCGCTTTATCAGTGGATAGAAGACAATCAACTAACGCCTTACCTGATGGTTGATGCCACTGCCGAAAACGTACAGATTCCAAGGGAACACGTGCAAGATGGTCGTATCGTATTGAATATCGCCAGCCGTGCGACTGGTAATATGAGTATGGAAAATGATTATATTCATTTTAGTGCGCGTTTTGGCGGCGTGTCACAAGAGATTTGGGTACCAATGACATCGGTATTAGGTATTTATGCAAAAGAAAACTCGCAAGGGATGTTTTTTGACCCCAATGAATATGACAACTATCAACCTGAAGATGATGCGATAGTAAGCTCACAGAAGAGCCCTACTGCGACACCTAAAGCCAAACGTGATAATAAAGCAGGTTTAAAAGTATTGAAATAG
- a CDS encoding DUF2804 domain-containing protein, protein MNKNFNSQDQQQLSTSSKPVALNELIKNGQPTFGIFAHVKNINYLDYHSHLISQKTLPNWRKELKANQFCFIQIIQPPYRVCLALATIKLATSAFVYIYNEAKDELEVCEALQPLTHQTQLKGDCYQGQMAFTHSNLTLTLDFMPSQVAVALDSKHITLDATLQRQAAPLAVCTPTGRRGWTFTQKEPLTGISGHLLIKAHSKFNTDTQAKQINFSKTTIANLDWTLGYMRHKTNWFWSCINSYLPDGRHFALNLAMGVNETGVSENACWLNGQIYYLPPVMFVRDGLNLPANEQDDTAKIIDNTRQPWRIYHQNLGWSNVDIDLTFTPITVYKKTDNFGVLASIFEQWLGFYSGEIRLKDDVIKIDKIMGLAEDHFAKW, encoded by the coding sequence ATGAATAAAAACTTTAACAGCCAAGATCAGCAACAATTATCTACCAGCAGTAAGCCAGTTGCTCTCAATGAGCTGATTAAAAACGGTCAGCCTACTTTTGGCATCTTTGCTCACGTTAAAAATATCAATTATTTGGACTATCATAGCCACCTTATCTCACAAAAGACGCTGCCAAACTGGCGCAAAGAGTTAAAAGCCAATCAATTTTGCTTTATTCAAATTATCCAGCCGCCTTATCGGGTTTGTCTGGCATTGGCAACGATTAAGTTGGCAACCAGTGCCTTTGTTTATATTTATAACGAAGCGAAGGATGAGCTAGAGGTTTGTGAAGCATTGCAACCTTTGACGCATCAAACACAGTTAAAAGGCGATTGCTATCAAGGGCAAATGGCATTTACCCATAGTAATCTCACATTAACATTGGATTTTATGCCCTCACAAGTCGCAGTAGCATTGGACAGTAAACACATTACGCTTGATGCGACGCTACAGCGGCAAGCAGCGCCATTAGCAGTCTGCACACCAACGGGCAGGCGCGGCTGGACTTTCACCCAAAAAGAACCGTTGACGGGTATATCTGGTCATTTACTTATTAAAGCCCATTCAAAATTTAACACTGATACTCAAGCCAAACAAATTAACTTTTCCAAAACGACTATCGCCAATCTCGATTGGACGCTTGGTTATATGCGTCACAAGACCAATTGGTTTTGGAGTTGTATCAATAGCTATTTGCCAGACGGTCGTCATTTTGCCCTAAATCTAGCGATGGGCGTCAATGAAACAGGGGTTAGCGAAAATGCGTGCTGGCTGAATGGGCAGATTTATTATTTACCGCCTGTGATGTTTGTCCGTGATGGTTTAAATTTGCCAGCTAATGAGCAAGATGATACTGCTAAAATCATAGATAATACGCGACAGCCTTGGCGCATCTATCATCAAAACCTAGGCTGGAGCAATGTTGATATTGACTTAACCTTCACGCCGATAACCGTTTATAAAAAGACGGATAACTTTGGTGTGCTTGCCAGTATTTTTGAGCAATGGCTTGGTTTTTACAGTGGTGAGATACGTCTAAAAGATGACGTGATTAAAATCGATAAGATAATGGGCTTAGCTGAAGATCATTTCGCAAAATGGTAG